The genome window TGACTTCAGGTGAGTTGAGGAATGCAGTTTTCAGGTCGGTGCATTTTGTAAGCATCCATGCTTAAATGGTGAACACTGACGAAAGATATAAATGATTTGCAGCAATCTAAATTTGAGAATCTTTgagataatgtgttttttttccactgtcattttttgtcattttggcgATTTCAGTGTTACTATTCTTTTCCATTCTCTGTACTTTAAGGAGCTGTcctgtttatttcatttctttttcccAGATACATTAATCACAGCCGTTACACGTGCACTAGAGTTTTAGGGCAAGACATCATCACCCCATCCTTTAGCTCGCTGAAAGGCTGTCTGCTAATGTAGTGATGTATTACTTACGTCCGTGCTGTCATCTGGGGTCCTGGAGGGGCAATATTTGCCCATTCATCTCTGTCTCCTCAAACTTATATTTATAAACGGAATATGTGCGAGTCCCAAACAAAGTAATGAAACAGATTAAGCTAGCGGCGGGGAGTGTTATTCATTTGTTTAcccttttaataaacaagaTCATTATTGAGCTTATCGGCCCTCCTATTCTTTTCTCAGCCACAAAGGACGAAATGATACATGTCCTGATAAACTCTGGAGAATTACAGAAGGGATTTGTGCCTAAATCAATACAGCCGTCTCCTGTAAATAGAGACGGCCTTTCCGTAAGAATAAAgagcttttgtttgtttctctacAGGGATGTGACTGACCCGTCTGATTAAAGACTAATGTTTTATATGATATCTCGGGCcattaaaagattttattatCAGGTTCTATTTTCAGACTCGGCTTTGAGAAGGTTCCATTTGGCTATCGCGGGGTATGTAGATATAAAAATGACAGTACTGTTCAAAGTTCAGGGTGTAACTTTTCTAGCTCAGATCGTCCTCTTTTTGTATTCCTCAGTTTTCAGATGTCAGGCAGGTTAAGATGgtgcattatattttaaagggacacttcacccaaaaattaaaatcctgtcattatttactcaccctcttgtcatttcaaatgtgaatgactttctttcgaataaaaaaaaacacaaaaactgatattttgaagaatgttggtaaccagacaacatctattgtatggacacaaatctaATGtcagtcaatgggtaccgctgttgtttggtttttcatttttgggtgggctatccctttaaggtcagAGAGAGGGTAGAAAAttgtcttaaaatatttaattatcaaTGTTGTGCGAACTAAAAACTTATATTTTTCTAACATCATAGTCATAAAGGAGAAAGAAcgttccatttttttattttattgtttagcaAATTGTATGATCTTTAACCATTAATCATTACAACATTATGatatttaaatatctaaacTTATGTTTAAACCTTAATCTAGCtgttatttgtatattaaacaatttttaaacagtttaattgTTAAAATAAGACTCTTTACACTTCCATGTAACCTTAATTTTCTTTGTCAGCTGTCCGTGGTTGACCAGCTGCACAAGCTGTTTAAGACTTTCTGATtcagatcttaaagttaattcATCTTAGGGTGGTTTGGCATAGCAGTTAATAATAACCAGAAATAGGAACCACCTAACCTCAAGTCCAACTAAATGTCCTTGTACTGACTGTACTGTTCTTTGCCTCAAATAGAAGCGTCTTCCAAATAATTCCTAATTTTCTGAAAGACACCCAGTCATTTCTCTTTTAGCCCTACCACTTTattacagtgtattttaaaattagTGAAAATATGTAGCATTGTCTCACTGTAACCAAGCTTTTAATACAAAAACCATTGTTGGGGTGTTGGTTGGCATTAATACATCCTTAGAGGGCTGTTTGGTTAATGCATTAATTTCATTGAAATACTACACAAGGGTGCATTAGTGAATCTAGACAAGGCCATTAATAAAACCTCTTTTGGTTGCTTTTATAGACTCTGCTGACATGGTGTGTTTTATACTTAAGCAACAGAGGTAAAAGAGGCCAGTGCTGTGCTTACAGCACCGTTCAGCCATGAAAATATTAGCATTACCGTGGCCTCAAGTGCCTTACTGctataataaaactattgatttaagaaaatcattctcttttattgttttaagctAATTTATTAAGTGCATTGGACAGCCAGAATCCAGCATTGGAGCTCACTGCTTTGTAgctatttaaaggaacagttcacctaaaaaggaAGAATTCCgtcttcatttactcgccctcaagtttttccaaatctgtatacatttctttgtgctgATGAACGCAatgaaaggtatttggaagaatgcttttaaccaaacagcgCTTGGCCCTTATTATAGGTAAAAATGCTtacagaagacattttgaagaaagcaaacggttctggggcacttttgattaccGTTGtaattagggatgtaacaatgtGTAAATTTTGGACAATAACGATCATCAATTCTTTCaaattggaagccgataaccaatgtattggccgatatacagtatctaaatattaatataaaatttccTAAGAGTGAAACAAAAGTGCGCAAAAAGTGGAAAGCtgctttaatttaattatgttGAATGCAGAAATCAAGGTTCTCTTctttcccctgaaaatcatgtacaaagccaactttacactagttaacgattctttaaccttcaaacttttctggtacatttttttatgtaataaacacattatagatgttcttACAAAGCAAcccaaaaatgttcttaatagccacagTTCAAACGGGTCACAAGAcggaaagcattcagacagcatatacttttgttcatttaattttaagttttgctaatagcaataagtgaatgatcacggCAGAGAGATAGaactgtacagtattttaactgtgagcaacAAGACGTTTAACCTGAGGAAAGGATTTAggatttatcggctataatatatctGCCTTCAttttattatcggccgatatgataacattaaaagtgtccatttttatttatttatcggGCATACCTAGTagttattttccctactatactagtcaatggtggcaagaactgtttggttacaagaattattccaaatatatttttcgttgctaatcagaacaaagatatgtttacagatttggaactcgagggtgagtaaataatgacagaatttaatttttcagTGAACTGTGccttaaatatacagtaaacttTGTGTTGGGTTTACAGATAAGCAAAAGTTCCCCTGTGCTCTTATTCATCCTAAAGACGTTAGTGTATCTCTGCATTAAGGAATATTAATTTGAAGATTCCAAAAACAGAAGTGGTTTATCTGAAAGTCACAATTCTGCATATTTATGCTGGGCTATATACTTATTTTATTCCTTGTACTTATGCAAGAGGCTATAGCTTTCCACgggtctgtctgtgtgtttgtctgtctctccGCTGTGGTGTGCCATCACTGCCAAAGTGTTTCAGCAGCAATATTGAGGTGCCTCTCATATTGCTTTCAAAACCCTTAAATTGGCCATTTCTTATTTCACAGCTATTCTCCTGCTGTCTTCTGAgccaataaaatgtaaagtgcaAAGCAACACTAAGAATTCACTGCTGAAATGGAGCTGGGGCCAAAATTAACTTGCCAAATGCTAAAAGCAACTAAGACTTGGCATTTTTTAGGGGAATGGTTGGAGGCTATCTTAAgcataattaaaaatgcaacataAGGATTCAGAATTTAAGTTTAAGAATCCTAGTGATCTGACAAATCTGGAAAATTTTACTTTCAAGATTTTCAAGAATTTTTCGTTACTTTAAGTATTTGTTCACTAGATTTATGTGTGTAGAAACCAGCAATCCTCAGTGCTTCATGTTAGCACcatttttaaatggatagttcattCAGTCacttcggtcatcatttactcaccctcttatcatttcaagcctgtatgactttctttcttctagaAAACtgaaaggaaaatattttgaagaacaacagcggtacccttTCACTTCTGttggatggacacaaaaccaatgcaagtcaatgggtaccgccgttctttttcaacatttttcaagttatctgcttttgtgtgctacagaagaaagaaagccatacagatttgaaatgacaagacagtgagtgtaaatgatgacagaattttcattttaagctGAACTGTCGATTTAACTCTATAATTATGTCTGTCATTTATTAATACATGTAACCCAAAACCCACACCTCTAAACCAAGGGGTGACTGCAAAAGTCCTTTATAACAAGTTTATTGTCTTTCTAAAACTTCATGCATTGACATTTATATCAAAATGCAAATTCTTCTTAGTGAacagatttgtcttttttgtagGTAATTGCTTACTGTGTAATAAACAAACGTCAGCAGTGACCAGCTTCTAATGATTAGAAGGAACCCTCAAGATTAAAGCTTTGTTTATCATCTGATTTATTCTCTTGTCctctttactttttaataaGATTGTTGCCTTATGTTGTGTTGACAAACGCACAGCGCACATGTTTAGCTCTGTCTCATTTTCAaattttatgcaaatgtttttgcatGTTTAGATGATCTGGTACTTTTAATTGCTATATGTGTTGATTAGTATTTGGGCGCTGACTTGaattttacatttctgcatagaatctatttgtatttattacataCCTTATatgggggggcacggtggcttagtggttagcacgttcgcctcacacctccagagttgggggttcgattcccgcttccgacttgtgtgtgtggagtttgcatgttctccccgtgcctcaggggtttcctccgggtactccggtttcctcccctggtccaaagacatgcatggtaggttgattggcatctctggaaaaattgtccgtagggtgtgagtgcgtgagtgaatgagtgaatgagtgagtgtgtgtgccctgcgatgggttggcactccatccagggtgtatcctgccttgatgcccgatgactcctgagataggcgcaggctccccgtgacccgaggtagttcggataagcggtagaaaatggatggatggacatacCTTATATGATATCTGTGTCCAGGATGACAAAAATAGATAtagtttaattgtgttttagaATGAAGGAACTAACCGTTTTTTCTCATCATGTTGTTGGATGCAGGGCCAATGAAGACACATTGTGTTACTATGGAAACAAGGGCAGTTCGGAGCCCATTCATCTCAAAGCAGGTTTGTTCAGACCCTCAGTTCGCGCTTTGTGGAGAGACGCCAGTGGTCTTGAATAAACCactgttgtttgtttctttaaaccTGTACTGTCTACATTGCAGACCAGTTTCAGTCATTCGGCACCAGATTTGTGGGCGTGGCTTACACAGACAGAGCTTACAGGAAGTGATGGATGATTATGTTTGTTTCGGCAGGAATCTATGGGTTGAGTAATTCACTTCTAGAAACTCCATGGAGAAAACTGCAGGATGGCAAAAGACTGTTCACCAATGTACTGAGTAAGACACTGCCCCCTAATGGCTTAGTGCAAGAACTGCTGCAGATTCTCAATAATGAAGAGATGTAAGTggacagtattttttttatttctttttgtgaaCAGCTCTGCtacagttgtgttgtttttaagaCGGGCAGTATCTCTTCCAACACCTGTctgatttacagtataaaatagAGCACTTCTCTGCATCAGATGTCAGACAAAATGACAGCATGATCTGGCACACTTATAGAAActtagattttcttttttagaaaCACCACAGACCCAGCACAGGAGAATCAAGGCGTGGGCTACAGTAAGGCCATGCTTCAGGCCCTGTCTGCAGTGTGTGTGCGCTCACCCGGATACGGCACAAGGTCAGTGTCCCGCTATGCCAGAGGAGACGAGATACAATCTTCCAGTTAATACTACAGTAAATGTGAGGTCTAAATGTtttcctgtctgtctgtccgtcacAGGACCAATACTGTAATCCTCATCGACAGAGAGGGAAACGTGAGCTTCACAGAACGCACCATGCTAAATTGTGACATCACTCAGTGGAGAACCAATAGCTTCAACTTCAAACTGCAGGAATGAGGGCCAGACGTCAGGCCAAGGGAGGAAAATACCTCACGCTGTGCCTTTCTCAATAGCCCTCTGCTCAAGCCATGTAGCAGTATTATATCTGTCAATGTGACTTTACTTTGACTTTCCTGTTGAAAAAGGAACGAGAATAATTGCTATTGGGAATGATTTGATATTATTGCTACTGCTCCTTTGGGAGAAGGCTTGATTgcactttgttttttattgtaatttctttttcaaggtttcttcaaaaatgggATGTGATTTGAGTGCATTTGATCCTCTCTGCAATTCTAAATTGTTATGCAAGAAAGTATGAAGAATATGAAACTAATGTAATTCCTCATACACAGAATCCACTGAACCACATTAATCAAGTGTAAGTCTCATTTCATGTTGTTGGGGGAACAAAGTGTTTACTGCCAAAGAATCATTGTCAGTCACGGCTGTTtataaacagaagaaaataaatcttcagTCTTGCACAATGTACTGTAAACTTTATTTTGCTTAGGAGGAATGGTGTTCATTTACTTTTGTGTCACAAGTGTTACTCAGGAACACATTGAAAAGCtaatttcaaaaatatgaatgagagaaatgttattttaaatataaatactttgcTTGCCATACATTAGATGGAAAGAAACATTTGGGACAAATTACTCATTAAAACTAGTTTTTGAGTGTCTTGACCATGTGCATCTGgtttgcttctattgtttataAAAGCAATCGCTTAGATTTTCAAATCGCGACCTAAATATCTTGTCGGAGCTGACTTCACTTCAGCAGAAGGGGAACTCAAAACGGATGTGGGATATGTGGCCCCAGCTCAGTCCTGTGCATTGCAGACCTGTACTATTTCCTCTTGATCTGGTGTGTGATGAATATACCCTTTCCTTCTTAATAAAGGCTTGAGTTATTAAACTAAACTATTACACCTCTTACATAACAAGAACATCTGTGTGTTACGAAAGATATTTCGACTGCCGTGTTAGGAATGAATGATAAAAAAGGATGTCTGCTGCCATCTAGAGATAATGTACTATAAGTGAAGTTgcagaatgaaatgaaatcagtgtgttgttttgtttgcaatgcataaaaatgtgtatttgtcaAAGCTTAATCTAcgtgtacatttcttttttaaggaattatattaaataagaaaCATGTGACGTTTTAAAAGGGATAtcattgaaattaaatgtagTTTAGCAAttcaagaaacaaatatttaaagggacatataatataactgtctaGGATAAGGTGGACAGGCAGGTAATATGACGGGTGAGGACAATTTTACTGCGGTGAattttgtatgtttaatttttaaGGTACATTTCAGGTACAAGTGACTACAACAAAAGGACTACAACAGTAggacatacagtaaatatttccaCAGCTTCCAGTAAAAAAATAACCGTGAACTGTTTAACCAAAAGTAtatggggtaagttgtcacagtGTGTCACAAAAGTTTTGTATTGGAAAATTTAATAATTGTGTAGAATTGCAACATATAAAACCCATTTAAAACTTTTACCAACTAAAAAGCACACAACCTACCTTGttatttatatagaaataaacttgtcctgaaaacacattaaaatctACACTGCTATacattattttgatgttttgtcacAGACTCTCTGTTACAGTTTGAAGCATTGATGTAAGTTGTTCCACAATTACAAAACCCAGTGACGCTTGGAAAAAGTATAAGTTGAAGAGGTTTATGTAACAATTCATACagcatttaaaatgtagtttaaaaatGCTTAGATAAAATAGCCGATGACAAACAAATTCACCCGGTAAATGAAATCAACCTCATGTCGTATCTGTTTTTTACCTTTAGGTGGCGCTGCAGCACCAGTCTCAGTGGCATAGCGCGATAGTTATTGTGGGTAGTGTAGTGTTGCGCTTTTTGCTACGCATTTATACGTGTGTGTTTAACACTGACAAAAAACTACAATTACAGTGAGAAGCGAGGAGCAGGGTTTCGCAAACAGTGCCTTAAAGCAACACCAAGGTTGAGTGAGGTTGGAAGCAGGGAGTAGCAGGACGCAAGGTATGTGCGCGTCAATGTCTTATTTGCTTGTTTACCATCAAGTATCAACGAATGTCATCGGCAGAACCGAAACTCGTCTTCTAAATGAGTAATACATGTGTTTTCTACTACTGTAGTATTGGTTTCGAAGATTTGTGTGAGTCTCTTGTGTTTTCAGTATCTTGTTAGCTACCTTCCTcgacattatttttaatatcagtGTCGCAAATTAATTTAAGTTAtccaaaaagtgttttataggaaaacagcattttttaaacgCAACATGTGTATGTAGCTTTCATTGCTAGTTAGCATGGCGAACATGGAATTGCTTCGCGTAAATCGAGCTAGAATAAATGCATAAGGTTCCGATTTGTTCGATACAGTGAGTTTAACGATAGCCACCTGACACATTAGTTTATACTGAACAGTGTacgacgtgtgtgtgtgttgcaagACATCAGTAGCACGTTAACCTGCTTGAGTTGGTGATGTCAGTGGCTGTGCTAATGCTTTTACATCTTAAAGTTGGCAAAGCAATTTAAACACAACCACGCACAATCCTACAGTCTCTTTATAGCGTTTACAAGACAATAATACGATTTTGCAGAGAGTGACTTGAGTTTGAAAACCTGGTGAGGTGAATGCTTAAACACTGACAGCATTTTTGGACGTCATACCTTAATCGTTAGTGGTGTAGGACAACACATTTGTTTGAAGGTTTTGAAACATCAGCCAACATGTGGCAGTCATGTGCAGAATTCCAGTCAAGCTTATGTTTTTAAGACCAAAGTCAATACACTACACAAAGGCAGGCTGCTGGACATCTAATAATCATTACAGCGAAAGGGCAAAGCCAAAACACTGAGTTAAATGATAACTATTATATGTGTGTAAGCAAAATTGTTTGACTGCTAAAATGAACATCAAATCAATTTTGATCTTTTTACTTCATGcacatttcatttattgtgAATGATTCCTCAGTCCAagttataattttaatttaaatgtatacaataCCCCTCCCCTTTAACCACCTGTCATGTCATGTGAAACTATCCGGATAGAATCGTGACTTCAATTTCATGTGAATTCATGTAAATTGAGACATCTCTCATTGTCAAAGCATCTCAGTTTACCATTATTCATCCTAAAGCTAAAATCTGTAACTTGTTTGGTTCACAACAGCAACTTTATAACAATGATTTAGATTTGCATATGGTTTGTTAGTTTGACGTCCTAATGTAGCTGAGGCAATGTTTCAGATTTCTGCTctattttatgtgtttacaaTGATTGTATGCATGTACAGTTGCAGTACATATGCTGACATTGTTTACCAGCAAAAGCCTTACAAAGAGCTTATTAAAAGTCTAAAGGAGTTAAAACGGTGGCAGAAATTCCTCCTCTATACTAAAGAAAATGGCCCTGATGTTATTGTGGCGACATACAGACCACTTCGGATGATGTAAACATAATTACACGGTAGCACAAaaaaacttcctgtttcagttttttaacactacaaaaacaattgaacaaaatacaaccaccAGAACAATTATAACCGaagtaaaatgttaaacaaatttaagaatatttaagatttaaaggagcaatgtggagatttttgcgttatctagtggtgaggttgtgaattgcaaccaatggctcactctacccctcccttttgaactAAACACatagaactaagatgtcgtcgcatttgccgaaggagataatgtatttacgaaacgcgatCTGTAgaggtaataaaataaaaacattatgcttcattatgtaaggtctttttaCACCTAGGATCACATAGTTATGTACACAAGGCTGTATGTTACCTTTTTTTGCTCATTGAactggtgctacagaggttaAAAGTTTTGTACCAAAGGACAAATAGTTGTAGTAGAGGTATAAAAAGTGCAGTTCATCACATAAATAGGCAGGTAAATGACAAAGGACATAAATGTTACATACAGATATATGGCCTTATCATTGTTAGTTTTTCCAAATTCCTTCTTCCTTTTTAATTGTTCCGAGTTCTGTGTTTATGacagtttatacattttcaagtaatcatttttttcatctggttcaaattaagtggatttttattttgttgtgttgtcgCAAAGACGCTTCAATTTGTGTTTGAGGCAGATTCCCTCGAACAGTCAGAGCATGCCAAACAGCTATATCGCCATCTGAAGGGTTCTTTGGGGAGGGGACACGGACACCACACAAAACCTCActccaaataaagagaaaattacgttgattttattctttcttttttccaagTGAATTTTAAACGGACACATTTAGAGATACAATTGCGTTTTTCCCTCTAGAGATTTTTCCCATTAAGAGCTTTACCCTTCTAAGGTAGCTTCTGATCGGAACGCAGGGAGTGATCGTtcgtaaaataaacttaaaacaacTCTATGGATGAagtttgtctgtttctgtccTTGTATATTGAGATACAGACAAATCCACGAGTGTTATGCTTGTAACATTTTAGACACGCAGAACAAGCAGAggacatatttaaatagtagAATCCTGCTTAACTTGTGTGATTCCTTCCATGTTTTCCCACATCGTGCAGGGCTCTAGATAAATGGACTTGGTCCAACTgggaaaacaagttttaatcgcagaaatacaaaaaaaaatagtgGTGCGCCATTActtaacctcacacacaaacaacgacaaacgcacttcacaca of Triplophysa dalaica isolate WHDGS20190420 chromosome 4, ASM1584641v1, whole genome shotgun sequence contains these proteins:
- the tango2 gene encoding transport and Golgi organization protein 2 homolog, with translation MCIIFLKFDPRPATKNAYRLILAANRDEVYNRPSKCADFWGSNSEILSGLDMEEGKEGGSWLGISKRGKLAALTNYMEWQQNPVAQGRGYLVSNYLTDNLDSFAYLRKVSSEGHLYNGFNLLTADFRANEDTLCYYGNKGSSEPIHLKAGIYGLSNSLLETPWRKLQDGKRLFTNVLSKTLPPNGLVQELLQILNNEEINTTDPAQENQGVGYSKAMLQALSAVCVRSPGYGTRTNTVILIDREGNVSFTERTMLNCDITQWRTNSFNFKLQE